A window of the Cynocephalus volans isolate mCynVol1 chromosome 10, mCynVol1.pri, whole genome shotgun sequence genome harbors these coding sequences:
- the LOC134387605 gene encoding olfactory receptor 10T2-like yields the protein MTPLHPLVSDEKHPLKKLLSSQAPEKQRENGTRLVTQFVLVGFSNLPDLRTTLFALFLLTYLVTLSGNVTIVTIIHADRTLHTPMYRFLAVLSLSETCYTLVTIPNMLAHLLMESQAISIAGCRAQMFFFLGLGCSHCFLLTLMGYDRYVAICHPLRYSVIMRPTICLCLGALVFCSGFSVSLIETSLIFSSPFCRGQRVEHFFCDIGPVLKLSCAQGARTALGIFFLSVLVVLVSFLLILLSYAFIVAAILRIPSATGRCKAFSTCAAHLTVVIVHFGCASIVYLRPESGGNPDQDRLVAVFYTVVTPLLNPVVYTLRNKEVRVALRRTLARSRGVRQ from the coding sequence ATGACCCCACTCCACCCCCTCGTATCTGATGAAAAGCACCCCCTAAAGAAGTTGCTCTCCTCTCAGGCTCCTGAGAAGCAGCGGGAAAACGGGACTCGGCTGGTGACGCAGTTCGTGCTGGTGGGATTCTCCAACCTTCCAGACCTGAGGACCACACTCTTCGCGCTGTTCCTCCTCACCTACCTGGTCACCCTCAGTGGCAACGTGACCATCGTCACCATTATCCACGCGGACCGGACCCTCCATACTCCCATGTACCGCTTCCTGGCGGTGCTGTCCCTGTCGGAGACCTGCTACACGCTGGTCACCATCCCCAACATGCTGGCTCATCTGCTGATGGAGAGCCAGGCCATCTCCATCGCGGGCTGCCGGGCTCAGATGTTCTTCTTCCTGGGCCTGGGATGCAGCCACTGCTTCCTCCTGACCTTGATGGGCTATGACCGGTATGTGGCCATCTGCCACCCGCTGCGCTACTCGGTGATCATGAGACCCACCATCTGCTTGTGCCTGGGAGCCCTGGTTTTCTGCTCTGGGTTCTCGGTGTCCTTGATCGAGACCAGCCTGATCTTCTCGTCGCCCTTCTGCCGCGGACAGCGCGTGGAGCACTTCTTCTGTGACATCGGCCCGGTGCTGAAGCTGAGCTGCGCCCAGGGCGCGCGCACAGCGCTGGGCATCTTCTTCCTGAGCGTCCTGGTAGTGCTGGTCtccttcctcctcatcctcctgtCCTACGCCTTCATCGTGGCCGCCATCCTGAGGATCCCGTCGGCAACCGGCAGGTGCAAGGCCTTCTCCACCTGCGCCGCCCACCTCACCGTGGTCATCGTGCATTTTGGCTGCGCCTCCATCGTCTACCTGCGGCCCGAGTCTGGAGGAAACCCCGACCAGGACCGCCTGGTGGCTGTGTTCTACACGGTGGTGACGCCGCTGCTGAACCCTGTGGTGTACACTCTGCGGAACAAGGAGGTGCGGGTGGCTCTGAGGAGGACCCTGGCGCGCAGCCGCGGAGTGAGGCAATGA